One genomic region from Opisthocomus hoazin isolate bOpiHoa1 chromosome Z, bOpiHoa1.hap1, whole genome shotgun sequence encodes:
- the LOC104336836 gene encoding uncharacterized protein LOC104336836 — protein MALRGLAVAFLLILAPLLLAQGQRDPTPKNQDVPRGEPGGTKESETCQRPRWGRGLWLSPVQENYKKNEEVMLSCPEGLQPSFTHVKCAGKVLSIIYGKPIYREAWLGKDSSGQWINIQSTFNMECVDVLQVVSETLEISSTSIKLDWICRLPDTCHHIWARCRLEELSSPPCEAKEMKAEEMLQGQEGTFTCSALQPFTVYSVTITLPPSTILYTRLLRTKETVPDKPEKLWLDPSVGSLRWKALPSCKGEIIGYQLNITTRRAHDGSFLEFKQVMVNQSVTQYTPPPQTPGSKYTVTVQGLTAAGAGEASLLEFQTYVSDGDRGCGHREPDSAVGRMGLAPVCACKSRGGSSTLPLKKMMIPTPAEGRMEGSRLVEQASRPSSCVWEMGQVPVLQNLPLPCPTLLIRCEGRGTLCLSVCPCGIQDSRTQTHVSTDMQTPNAKVGATAVAGQPLGSWPGSAVMVVVVVVVLVPLFAGILWFVLSRRRKALPSKAEEDHYTELQPYENLDNYCVIRETRLAQEDAGERWSALPVPTNNRERVERGSCDSAWSSTTGSRTPYIFCWVIAPPQIYSLVKLQHSLSQNRSSRRPGTT, from the exons AAACATGCCAAAGGCCTCGCTGGGGCCGAGGACTCTGGCTGTCGCCAGTCCAGGAGAATTACAAGAAGAATGAAGAGGTGATGCTGAGCTGTCCTGAGGGTCTCCAGCCATCCTTCACCCATGTCAAATGTGCAGGAAAAGTCCTGTCCATCATCTATGGGAAACCTATATACAGAGAAGCTTGGCTTGGAAAGGACAGCAGTGGGCAATGGATAAACATTCAGTCGACGTTCAACATGGAGTGTGTCG ATGTCCTCCAGGTTGTCTCCGAGACCTTGGAGATTTCCAGCACCAGCATCAAACTGGACTGGATCTGCAGGCTCCCTGACACCTGTCATCACATTTGGGCCAGGTGCCGGCTGGAggagctttcctcccctccctgtgaAGCTAAGGAGATGAAGGCAGAGGAGATGCTACAAGGCCAGGAGGGAACATTCACCTGTTCTGCTCTGCAGCCTTTCACTGTCTACAGTGTCACCATCACTCTGCCACCCAGCACAATCCTGTACACACGTCTCCTCAGGACAAAGGAAACAG TGCCAGACAAacctgagaagctgtggctggatcccagcgtggggtccctcagGTGGAAGGCGCTGCCCTCCTGCAAAGGGGAGATCATCGGATACCAG CTGAACATCACGACAAGGAGAGCACACGACGGCAGCTTCCTTGAATTCAAGCAGGTGATGGTGAACCAGTCTGTCACTCAGTACACGCCGCCTCCTCAGACACCTGGAAGCAAATACACGGTGACAGTGCAGGGCCTCACGGCGGCTGGTGCTGGGGAGGCGTCACTGCTGGAATTTCAAACCTACGTCTCGG ACGGAGACCGGGGCTGTGGGCACCGTGAGCCTGACTCAGCAGTGGGGAGGATGGGGCTGG CCCCTGTTTGTGCATGCAAGAGCAGAGGTGGCTCCTCTACTCTCCCATTAAAGAAGATGATGATACCCACCCCTGCAGAAGGGCGCATGGAGGGCTCAAG GCTGGTTGAGCAGGCTTCCAGACCCTCTAGTTGTGTATGGGAGATGGGGCAAGTCCCTGTGCTCCAGAACCTCCCTCTGCCATGCCCTACTCTACTCATCAGATGTGAGGGCAGAGGAACGctgtgcctgtctgtctgtccctgcgGCATCCAGGACAGCAGGACCCAGACACATGTGTCTACAGACATGCAGACACCCAATGCCAAGGTCGGGGCCACCGCTG TTGCAGGGCAGCCTCTGGGCTCGTGGCCTGGGTCGgcagtgatggtggtggtggtggtggtggtgctggtgcccCTGTTTGCAGGGATCCTGTGGTTTGTGCTGTCCAG GAGAAGGAAAGCCTTGCCCAGCAAAGCTGAGGAGGACCATTACACAG AGCTCCAGCCCTACGAGAACTTGGATAATTACTGCGTGATCAGGGAGACCCGTCTGGCACAGGAAGATGCAGGTGAGAGATGGAGTGCCCTGCCTGTTCCCACCAAcaacagggagagggtggagagggGCAGCTGCGACAGT GCTTGGTCCTCCACCACTGGAAGCAGGACCCCATATATCTTCTGCTGGGTTATTGCTCCCCCTCAAATTTACTCCCTCGTCAAGCTCCAGCATTCTCTGTCACAGAACAGGAGCAGCCGAAGGCCTGGGACAACCTGA
- the LOC104336835 gene encoding receptor-type tyrosine-protein phosphatase U-like yields MASQLLTLSFLLVLVSLLAAQGQEEPDPKVQGVPWETEMCQRPRWDSRLQLAPDQENYKKNEEVMLTCPEGLQPSLTHVKCAREVQSISHGKPVYREVWLGRDSSSGWIRIRSSVECVEVLQVISQALEISSTSIKLNWTCRVPEVCQRMRATCRLSGPSSPPCDAEEVTGEEVLSGQEGTFACSALQPFTDYSVTITLPPSTVLFTWLVRTEETVPDKPEQLWLDPSTGSLRWKALPSCKGEIVGYQLNITTRSARDGSVLEMERLRLSGSVTEHRLPEHGPGSSYVVTMRGLTAAGAGAASLWEFPTNSSDTPLPLDLRCRSARDISPSQGTAVLPLVPIARPPEAPREHQLVVAATHNGSALEGACLGEPQPFDARRQPPAYVAAVLNLTAPTDFVLGDGTRGQGYHNAALRPGCHYTAVLRLARRSQQAEKFTCICYSFSVVAGQPPGSWRGTVIGLVVLLVLLLVFAGILWFVLSRKRNSMPGKAKEDN; encoded by the exons ATGGCCTCGCAGTTGCTGACTCTGAGCTTTCTCCTCGTGCTCGTATCTCTGCTGGCAGCACAGGGCCAGGAAGAACCTGATCCCAAGGTCCAAGGAGTGCCCTGGGAAACAG AAATGTGCCAAAGGCCTCGGTGGGACTCAAGGCTGCAACTGGCACCAGACCAGGAGAATTacaagaagaatgaagaagtgATGCTGACTTGTCCTGAGGGTCTCCAGCCGTCCTTGACCCATGTAAAATGTGCGAGAGAAGTCCAGTCTATTAGTCATGGGAAACCCGTATACAGAGaagtttggcttggaagggacagCAGCAGTGGCTGGATCCGCATTCGGTCCAGCGTGGAGTGCGTCG AGGTCCTCCAGGTTATCTCCCAGGCCTTGGAGATCTCCAGCACCAGCATCAAACTGAACTGGACCTGTAGGGTCCCTGAAGTCTGCCAGCGCATGCGGGCCACGTGCCGTCTGTCAgggccttcctcccctccctgtgaTGCCGAGGAGGTGACGGGAGAGGAGGTGCTAAGTGGTCAGGAGGGGACATTTGCCTGTtctgctctgcagcccttcactgACTACAGTGTCACCATCACTctgccgcccagcacggtccttTTCACGTGGCTGGTCAGGACAGAGGAAACAG TGCCGGACAAACCCGAGCAGCTGTGGCTGGATCCCAGCACAGGGTCCCTCAGGTGGAAGGCGCTGCCCTCCTGCAAAGGGGAGATCGTCGGATACCAG CTGAACATCACGACGAGGAGCGCGCGGGATGGCAGCGTCCTGGAGATGGAGCGGCTGCGGCTGAGCGGCTCCGTCACCGAGCACCGGCTGCCCGAGCACGGCCCCGGCAGCAGCTACGTGGTGACCATGCGGGGACTGacggctgccggggccggggctgcgtcGCTCTGGGAGTTTCCGACCAACAGCTCCG ACACCCCGCTCCCTCTCGACCTGCGCTGCCGCAGCGCGCGGGACATCTCCCCGTCCCAAGGGACGGCCGTGCTCCCCCTCGTCCCCATCGCCCGTCCCCCCGAGGCGCCCAG GGAGCACCAGCTCGTCGTGGCCGCGACGCACAACGGCTCGGCGCTGGAAGGCGCCTGCTTGGGGGAGCCGCAGCCCTTCGacgcccgccggcagccccccgcctaCGTGGCCGCCGTGCTCAACCTCACCGCGCCCACGGACTTCGTGCTGGGCGACGGGACCCGCGGGCAGGGCTACCACAATGCGGCCCTGCGGCCGGGCTGCCACTACACGGCCGTCCTGCGCCTCGCCCGCCGCTCGCAGCAG GCAGAGAAGTTCACCTGCATCTGCTACAGCTTCTCTGTTG TTGCAGGGCAGCCTCCAGGCTCGTGGCGTGGGACTGTGATTGGGCTGGTTGTGCTGTTGGTGCTGCTCCTCGTGTTTGCAGGGATCCTGTGGTTCGTGCTTTCCAG GAAAAGGAATTCCATGCCCGGCAAGGCTAAGGAAGATAACTGA
- the LOC142358924 gene encoding receptor-type tyrosine-protein phosphatase kappa-like, producing the protein MVLRWAVLLLLIALLAAQEQEDPDPNISGEPQETGRCRAPSDWDLRLRFTPKQSSYALNDVVQLRCAGEYVPSVAQIRCISSGTQTLWNGTATCKERCQKPHWDSRLHFTPKQEFYGLNEEVTLSCFMEDTPPLAVIRCTKETSQDWKDVWEVKDIQGTWHPVAESLMCPKEKCTKPQWDERLQFSSDRKKYRLNEELTLACPGDLKPSFPKVKCAKKFLKVSFGTLVYEDAWWGRSSKGAWMHIERAVWCNEMCQRPRWGRGLKLSPVQENYKKNEELTLSCPEGFQPSFTHVKCAGRAQPLNYYGSLNRDVWLGRKNSDAWIQIEGNIECIETCQRPRWGRGLQLSPDQENYKKNEEVMLTCPAGLQPPFTHVRCAGKVLSNVYRKPTYREVWHGRDHRGRWINIQLTSSVECVEVLQVVSQALEISSTSIKLNWTCRVPEVCQRMRATCRLSGPSSPPCDAEEVTGEEVLSGQEGTFACSALQPFTDYSVTITLPPSTVLFTWLVRTEETVPDKPEQLWLDPSTGSLRWKALPSCKGEIVGYQLNITTRSARDGSVLEMERLRLSGSVTEHRLPEHGPGSSYVVTMRGLTAAGAGAASLWEFPTNSSDTPLPLDLRCRSARDISPSQGTAVLPLVPIARPPEAPREHQLVVAATHNGSVLEGACSGEPQPFDARRQPPAYVAAVLNLTAPADFVLGDGTRGQGYHNAALRPGCRYTALLRLARRSQQAEKFTCICYSFSVGQEPVPLLGRVPVVMAVVLVVSLLALGILLLFLLFRRKYNSSKTSDNNSTIPLRRCQGGVCKMKTEIPVEELLETLKRLKRAEIEAEQTEDESVDRRGAGRLREYQQLSSTLLHPCDAGKELCNQSKNRYKSIIPYDHCRVVLQPSDTGNGYINASYVDSYQSPRFFIAAQGPLPGTVVDFWQMVWQEKTSVIVMLTGLVEHNKTKCEQYWPEQEQVYGDFTVTLNNIRTTTGLVTRIFSLHKAGCALPRVVEMFHYLLWPDHGVPTNPAQLLGLVELVNKRGSEAPAGPVLVHCSAGIGRTGTFIALDFLLKMGKAAGKVDVFHCVQRLREQRVSMVQTEEQYAFLYEVLLEGLLCGSTGVPVESVASHVRCLREAETSRHNNVLEKEFKALQKFSELFQLLPCREAEKPTNQLKNRKPGILPADCCRPILMSSLNTDGSPGYINAVFANTYTSEDRLILTQLPLPNTLVDFWALVWDYTCTFVVVLNQLQELDKTYMEFWPTQGEAAYGRFHVNLISEEPGAGFTAWRLALTNGQQPKKSALDVQLWQLKDWPMQQRLPPHPSTIISLLGKVETHHRQSRDGHILVTCWDGASRTGIFCAASLLCEQIQSEGVVDVSQAVRMLKRRRRQLIKDVEQYGLCYELALSYLNSFETYGNFK; encoded by the exons ATGGTCCTGCGCTGGGCAGTTCTCCTGCTCCTCATAGCTCTGCTGGCAGCACAGGAGCAGGAAGACCCAGACCCCAACATCTCCGGCGAACCCCAGGAAACAG GGAGATGTCGGGCTCCCTCCGACTGGGACCTCCGGCTGCGGTTCACCCCGAAGCAGAGCAGCTACGCCCTGAACGACGTGGTGCAGCTGCGCTGTGCTGGGGAGTACGTGCCGTCGGTCGCCCAGATCAGATGCATTTCCAGCGGGACCCAGACCCTGTGGAACGGGACTGCCACCTGCAAGG AGAGATGCCAGAAGCCCCACTGGGACTCGAGGCTTCACTTTACCCCAAAGCAGGAGTTTTATGGGCTCAATGAAGAGGTGACACTGAGCTGCTTTATGGAGGACACTCCTCCCCTTGCTGTGATCAGATGTACAAAAGAAACCTCTCAAGACTGGAAGGATGTTTGGGAGGTGAAGGACATTCAGGGAACATGGCATCCAGTGGCAGAGAGCCTGATGTGCCCCAAGG AAAAGTGCACAAAGCCCCAGTGGGATGAGAGACTTCAGTTTTCATCAGACAGAAAAAAGTACCGACTGAATGAAGAACTGACGCTGGCTTGCCCTGGAGATCTCAAGCCATCCTTCCCCAAGGTCAAATGcgcaaagaaatttttaaaagtgagtTTTGGAACACTAGTCTATGAAGATGCCTGgtggggcaggagcagcaaaGGTGCCTGGATGCACATTGAGAGGGCCGTATGGTGCAACG AAATGTGCCAAAGGCCTCGTTGGGGCCGAGGACTCAAGCTGTCACCAGTCCAGGAGAATTACAAGAAGAACGAAGAACTGACACTGAGCTGTCCCgaaggtttccagccatccttcACCCATGTCAAATGTGCAGGGAGAGCTCAGCCATTGAATTATTATGGATCTTTAAACAGAGATGTGTGGCTGGGGAGGAAAAACAGTGATGCCTGGATCCAGATTGAGGGGAACATAGAGTGCATCG AAACATGCCAAAGGCCTCGCTGGGGCCGAGGACTCCAGCTGTCACCAGACCAGGAGAATTACAAGAAGAACGAAGAAGTGATGCTGACTTGTCCTGCGGGTCTCCAGCCACCCTTCACCCATGTCAGATGCGCAGGAAAAGTCCTGTCAAATGTCTACAGGAAACCTACATACAGAGAAGTTTGGCATGGAAGGGACCACAGAGGCCGATGGATCAACATTCAGCTGACATCCAGCGTGGAGTGCGTCG AGGTCCTCCAGGTTGTCTCCCAGGCCTTGGAGATCTCCAGCACCAGCATCAAACTGAACTGGACCTGTAGGGTCCCTGAAGTCTGCCAGCGCATGCGGGCCACGTGCCGTCTGTCAgggccttcctcccctccctgtgaTGCCGAGGAGGTGACGGGAGAGGAGGTGCTAAGTGGTCAGGAGGGGACATTTGCCTGTtctgctctgcagcccttcactgACTACAGTGTCACCATCACTctgccgcccagcacggtccttTTCACGTGGCTGGTCAGGACAGAGGAAACAG TGCCGGACAAACCCGAGCAGCTGTGGCTGGATCCCAGCACAGGGTCCCTCAGGTGGAAGGCGCTGCCCTCCTGCAAAGGGGAGATCGTCGGATACCAG CTGAACATCACGACGAGGAGCGCGCGGGATGGCAGCGTCCTGGAGATGGAGCGGCTGCGGCTGAGCGGCTCCGTCACCGAGCACCGGCTGCCCGAGCACGGCCCCGGCAGCAGCTACGTGGTGACCATGCGGGGACTGacggctgccggggccggggctgcgtcGCTCTGGGAGTTTCCGACCAACAGCTCCG ACACCCCGCTCCCTCTCGACCTGCGCTGCCGCAGCGCGCGGGACATCTCCCCGTCCCAAGGGACGGCCGTGCTCCCCCTCGTCCCCATCGCCCGTCCCCCCGAGGCGCCCAG GGAGCACCAGCTCGTCGTGGCCGCCACGCACAACGGCTCGGTGCTGGAAGGCGCCTGCTCGGGGGAGCCGCAGCCCTTCGacgcccgccggcagccccccgcctaCGTGGCCGCCGTGCTCAACCTCACCGCGCCCGCGGACTTCGTGCTGGGCGACGGGACCCGCGGGCAGGGCTACCACAATGCGGCCCTGCGGCCGGGCTGCCGCTACACGGCCCTCCTGCGCCTCGCCCGCCGCTCGCAGCAG GCAGAGAAGTTCACCTGCATCTGCTACAGCTTCTCTGTTG GGCAGGAGCCAGTGCCTCTGCTGGGCAGGGTGCCCGTGGTTATGGCGGTAGTGCTGGTCGTTTCACTGCTGGCACTAGGGATTTtgctgctcttcttgctcttcag GAGAAAGTACAACAGTTCAAAAACTTCAGACAACAACAGCACTATCCCCCTGCGAAGATGTCAAGGAG GTGTGTGCAAGATGAAGACAGAGATCCCGGTGGAGGAACTGCTGGAGACTCTGAAGAGGCTGAAGAGGGCAGAAATAGAGGCAGAGCAGACAGAGGATGAATCAGTCGACAGGCGTGGCGCTGGGCGTCTGAGGGAGTATCAG caaCTGTCCTCCACTTTGTTGCATCCCTGTGATGCTGGGAAGGAGCTGTGTAATCAGAGCAAGAACCGCTACAAGAGCATCATCCCAT ATGATCACTGCCGTGTGGTGCTGCAGCCCTCTGACACCGGGAATGGCTACATCAATGCCAGCTACGTGGAT AGCTACCAGAGTCCACGCTTCTTCATTGCAGCTCAAG gACCCTTGCCTGGGACGGTAGTGGATTTCTGGCAGATGGTCTGGCAGGAGAAGACCTCGGTCATTGTGATGCTGACGGGCTTAGTGGAGCATAACAAG ACAAAGTGCGAGCAGTATtggccagagcaggagcaggtcTATGGCGACTTCACCGTGACACTGAACAACATCAGGACCACCACAGGCCTTGTCACACGTATCTTCTCCTTGCATAAG GCAGGCTGTGCTCTCCCGAGAGTGGTGGAGATGTTTCACTACCTGCTGTGGCCAGACCATGGGGTCCCGACAAACCCTGCCCAGCTCCTGGGCTTAGTGGAGTTGGTGAACAAGAGGGGGTCAGAAGCTCCTGCCGGACCCGTGCTGGTGCATTGCAG CGCGGGGATCGGGCGCACAGGCACCTTCATCGCCTTGGACTTCCTCCTGAAGatggggaaggctgcggggaaggTGGATGTGTTTCACTGTGTGCAGAGGCTGCGGGAGCAGCGGGTCAGCATGGTGCAGACCGAG GAGCAGTACGCCTTCCTGTACGAGGTGCTGCTCGAAGGTTTGCTCTGTGGCAGCACCGGGGTCCCAGTGGAAAGCGTCGCCAGCCATGTCCGCTGTCTTCGAGAAGCTGAGACCTCAAGGCACAACAACGTCCTTGAGAAGGAGTTCAAG gccctgcagaagttTTCCGAGCTGTTCCAGCTCCTGCCttgcagagaagcagagaaacccACCAACCAGCTCAAGAATCGCAAGCCAGGGATCCTGCCAG CGGATTGCTGCCGGCCCATCCTGATGTCCTCACTGAACACAGACGGCTCGCCAGGTTACATCAACGCTGTGTTCGCCAAC ACGTACACCAGCGAGGACAGACTGATTCTCACCCAGCTGCCTCTCCCCAACACACTGGTGGATTTCTGGGCTCTGGTCTGGGATTACACCTGCACATTTGTGGTTGTGCTGAACCAGCTGCAGGAACTGGACAAG ACATACATGGAGTTCTGGCCCACCCAGGGTGAAGCTGCCTACGGCCGTTTCCATGTCAACCTGATCTCAGAGGAGCCCGGAGCTGGCTTCACAGCCTGGAGACTTGCCCTCACCAATGGGCAGCAG CCCAAGAAGTCTGCACTGGACGTCCAGTTGTGGCAACTGAAGGACTGGCCCATGCAGCAGCGTCTTCCCCCGCACCCTTCCACCATCATCAGCCTGCTAGGGAAGGTGGAGACGCACCACCGGCAGAGCCGAGATGGTCATATCCTCGTCACATGCTG GGATGGTGCCAGCCGGACCGGGATCTTCTGTGCTGCTAGTTTACTGTGTGAGCAGATCCAAAGCGAGGGGGTGGTGGATGTATCCCAGGCTGTGAGGATGCTGAAGAGACGACGGAGACAGCTGATTAAAGATGTG GAGCAGTATGGGCTCTGCTATGAACTAGCCCTCAGTTACCTGAATTCATTTGAAACCTATGGGAATTTCAAGTAG